GGAGGTCTGATGCTGGGTGTCTTTTTTATGGCTACCGATATGGTTTCGTCTCCGATGACACCTGTAGGTATGATTGTTTATGGGATAGGGTGCGGAGTGCTGACCATGCTGATACGTTTGTTTGGTGCATATCCTGAAGGCGTTTCATTTGCCATACTGTTGATGAATGCCTTTGTTCCCCTGATTAATGCAGGATTTAAACCTAAAAGA
This is a stretch of genomic DNA from Sphingobacteriales bacterium. It encodes these proteins:
- a CDS encoding RnfABCDGE type electron transport complex subunit D, yielding GGLMLGVFFMATDMVSSPMTPVGMIVYGIGCGVLTMLIRLFGAYPEGVSFAILLMNAFVPLINAGFKPKRFGEKIVKK